Part of the Leifsonia soli genome is shown below.
CCGCTCCCCCGTACATGCCCGAGTGCGAGGCGTGCTCGAGCGTCGAGACGGTGAGGCGGAACGTGACGTTGCCGCGGAGCGACACCGTCAGCGCGGGGGTGTTCACATCGACGTTGTCGGAGTCGGCGACCACGATGACGTCGGCGGCCAGGGCGGCTGCGTTCTGCTCCAGGAAGTTCGCGAAGGAGCGGGAGCCGAACTCCTCCTCCCCCTCGATGAAGACGGCGAGGCCGACCTCCAGGTCGTCGCCCAGCACGTCGCGCAGCGCCCGCACGCTCGCCACGTGCGCCATGACGCCCGCCTTGTCGTCGGCCGCCCCGCGGCCGTAGAGGCGGTCGCCGCGCACGGTCGGCCCGAACGGCGGAGTGTCCCAGTTCGCCTCGTCGCCCTCCGGCTGGACGTCGTGGTGGGCGTAGAGCAGGACGGTGGGTCGCCCGTTCCTCGCGGCCCGCGTCGCCAGCACGGCCGGCTGCCCGAGCGTGTCGCCGTCGCCGATCGGCGCCTGCTTGACCTCGACCCTGTCGAACATCCCGGTGTCGGTGAGGAGGGCGGCGACCGCGTCGGCACTGCGGCGCACGTTCTCGGGGTCGAACGCGGACCACGACACCGACGGGATGCGGACGAGCTTCGAGAGGTCGGCGACGGCCGACGGCAACCCCGCCTCGACCGCGGCGCGGACCTTCGCCTCGACGCCGGGGGCCGAACCGTCCGCCGTGTCGTCGGCGGCCGTGGGAACAGGGGTCTGCTGGCTGTCTGTCATGCGGGTAATCTTAAGCGGACCCCACAAGCGAAGGCTCGAAGTTGGCGAAACGACAGAATGCGGCGAGCGAGGCGGAGACGCCCGCCGCCGAGACCCCCGAAGAGACGGCTGCCCGGCTGAAGCAGGGCAAGGGCGCACCGACGCCCTCCCGCCGCCAGCAGGAGGCCGCCCGCAAGCGCCCGCTGGTGCCGACGGACCGCAAGGAAGCGGCACGCGTCGCCCGGCAGAAGCAGGCGGAGGCGCGCGAGAAGGCGCGCATCGGCATGGCGGCCGGCGACGACCGCTACCTGACCGCACGCGACCGCGGACCCCAGCGCCGGTACGTGCGCGACTATGTCGACGCCCGGTTCTCGATCGGCGAGTTCCTCATCCCGGTGATGCTGATCGTCATCATCCTGACGTTCCTGCCGTGGCCGGAGATGCAGGTCTACGGCCTCTTCGCGCTCTGGGGCTTCTTCCTGATCGCGGTCATCGACTGCATCGCGCTCGGCTTCCTGGTGCGCAGGCGCATCGGCGCCAAGTTCGGCGCGACGAAGGTGGAGCGCGGCCTGCGCTGGTACGCCGCGATGCGCGCTCTGCAGCTGCGGGTCATGCGCCTGCCGAAGCCGCAGGTCAAGCGCGGCCAGTTCCCGAGCTGACATGGCGATCGTCGCGGCGGCGGACGGCTCCGCCCTCGGCAACCCCGGCCCGGCCGGCTGGGCCTGGTACGTGGACGACGACCACTGGTCGGCGGGAGGCTGGCCGCACGGCACCAACAACCAGGGCGAGCTCATGGCGGTCATCGACCTGCTGGAGGCGACCGCCCACCTCGGCGACGACCTGCACATCTTCTGCGACAGCCAGTATGTGATCAACGCGGTGACCAAGTGGATGCCGGGCTGGAAGCGCAAGGGCTGGCGCAAGGCCGACGGCGCCCCCGTCCTGAACCGCGAGCTGCTGGAGCGCCTCGACCGCGCCCTGCAGGGCCGGAGCTACCGGTTCGAGTGGGTCAAGGGACACGCCGGTCATGAGCTGAACGAGGCGGCGGACGAGCGGGCGCGCGCCGTCGCCCTCGCGTACCAGAAGGGCGACCCCATCCCGATCGGCCCGGGGTGGCCCGGTCGGGCGGCCGTCGCCGAGGAGCCGGCACCCGCTGCCGCTGCGGCCACTGCCGCACCCGCTGCGGCCGTCGCCGCCCCCGCGCCGCAGGACGCCTCCGTCGAACTCGACCTCTTCGACGACCTCGCCGCCGAGGAGACGGACGAGCAGGTCGTCGCGCGATTGGAGCGCGAGCTGCTGGAGCCCACGGTCCGCTCGGATGCCTCCCGGCTCGCCGAGCTGCTGCATCCCTCGTTCGAGGAGATCGGGCGTTCGGGCCGGTTGTGGGGCCGGGATGCGCTGATCTCCGAGCTGGCCGTCGACGACGACCCGGCCGCGGCGATGGAGCTGCTGGCCGTCGACCGCGTCGCGCCAGAGACGCTGCTGCTCACCGCACGGACGACGGATGCGCGCGGCGCGACCCTGCGGAGCTCCCTCTGGGTGCGCAGCTCGGGCCGCTGGCGCCTACGCTTCCACCAGGGGACGCCGGAGGCGTAGCAGCCCCCGGTTGATCTGCCGGGCCCAGAGCGGGCCGCGGTAGAGGAACGCCGTGTAGCCCTGCACGAGGGTCGCTCCGGCATCCAGGCGCTCCTGTACGTCCTCCGCCGTCTCGACGCCCCCGACGGAGATGACGCAGAGTTCGGCCGGTACGACGGCGCGGATGAGTCGGAGCACCTCGAGGGACCGCGCCGCGAGCGGGGCGCCGCTCAGCCCGCCGGCGCCCGCCGCCGCTACGACGGCGGGGTCGGTGCGAAGACCCTCCCGCGAGATCGTGGTGTTGGTGGCGATGATGCCCGCGAGCCCGAGCTCGACGGCCAGACGCGCGATGCGCTCGACCTGGTCGTCCGTGAGGTCTGGCGCGATCTTGACCAGCAGCGGTGTCGCACCGGCGACCTCCTTCACCGCGGTGAGTAGCGGGCCGAGCAGCTCCAGCTCCTGCAGGCCGCGGAGCCCCGGCGTGTTCGGGGAGCTGACGTTGACCACCAGGTAGTCGGCGACC
Proteins encoded:
- a CDS encoding quinone-dependent dihydroorotate dehydrogenase, with protein sequence MYRALFDLVLSRLDPERAHHLAFVVIRALPAVGLGGLARRFTAPDPSLAVEALGLRFDSPFGVAAGFDKDGEGVLGLGALGFGHVEVGTITARPQPGNDKPRLFRLIPDRAVINRMGFNNHGAGAAANRLLRVRRSAKRPVLGVNIGKSRVVAVEDATEDYLTSARALAPVADYLVVNVSSPNTPGLRGLQELELLGPLLTAVKEVAGATPLLVKIAPDLTDDQVERIARLAVELGLAGIIATNTTISREGLRTDPAVVAAAGAGGLSGAPLAARSLEVLRLIRAVVPAELCVISVGGVETAEDVQERLDAGATLVQGYTAFLYRGPLWARQINRGLLRLRRPLVEA
- a CDS encoding ribonuclease HI family protein: MAIVAAADGSALGNPGPAGWAWYVDDDHWSAGGWPHGTNNQGELMAVIDLLEATAHLGDDLHIFCDSQYVINAVTKWMPGWKRKGWRKADGAPVLNRELLERLDRALQGRSYRFEWVKGHAGHELNEAADERARAVALAYQKGDPIPIGPGWPGRAAVAEEPAPAAAAATAAPAAAVAAPAPQDASVELDLFDDLAAEETDEQVVARLERELLEPTVRSDASRLAELLHPSFEEIGRSGRLWGRDALISELAVDDDPAAAMELLAVDRVAPETLLLTARTTDARGATLRSSLWVRSSGRWRLRFHQGTPEA
- a CDS encoding dipeptidase — translated: MTDSQQTPVPTAADDTADGSAPGVEAKVRAAVEAGLPSAVADLSKLVRIPSVSWSAFDPENVRRSADAVAALLTDTGMFDRVEVKQAPIGDGDTLGQPAVLATRAARNGRPTVLLYAHHDVQPEGDEANWDTPPFGPTVRGDRLYGRGAADDKAGVMAHVASVRALRDVLGDDLEVGLAVFIEGEEEFGSRSFANFLEQNAAALAADVIVVADSDNVDVNTPALTVSLRGNVTFRLTVSTLEHASHSGMYGGAAPDAMLALVKLLATLHDDDGAVAVDGLTSYDAAAEPPAFTEEQLAEDAAFLPGVTSVGRGPILSRMWSQPTITVTGIDAPSVANASNTLLPGVAVRISSRVAPGQPAREAYEALERHLRAHAPFGAHIAIDDVDLGDPFLVDTDGWAATEAKRAMTDAWGAEAVETGIGGSIPFIADLVREFPEAQILVTGVEDPDTRAHSPNESLHLGVFKRAVLTEALLLARLDGRTAS
- a CDS encoding DUF3043 domain-containing protein, coding for MAKRQNAASEAETPAAETPEETAARLKQGKGAPTPSRRQQEAARKRPLVPTDRKEAARVARQKQAEAREKARIGMAAGDDRYLTARDRGPQRRYVRDYVDARFSIGEFLIPVMLIVIILTFLPWPEMQVYGLFALWGFFLIAVIDCIALGFLVRRRIGAKFGATKVERGLRWYAAMRALQLRVMRLPKPQVKRGQFPS